Proteins from a genomic interval of Deltaproteobacteria bacterium:
- a CDS encoding 3-deoxy-7-phosphoheptulonate synthase — translation MAEKIENANLAEVIPLISPKAVQAKLPRTEQTSRVVLHARRAIRDIIHGRDRQRLLVVVGPCSIHDREAACDYAQRLAAVAEATRDQLVVVMRTYFEKPRTTIGWKGLINDPHLDGSCDVATGLKLAREILLHINRLGLPCGYEALDPVTPQYIADLLSWAAIGARTTESQTHREMASGLSMPVGFKNGTDGGLEVCLNAMISARSPHAFLGINAEGVTSVIKTKGNPDRHVVLRGGGGKPNYSAADVTRAARLISQQGVARPIMVDCSHDNSNKDHTRQAHVCREVLRQVRDGYEPIMGVLLESNLRPGKQTWREGAALEYGVSITDACIGWDETEALLYEAAQTVKAARNLAPAAVGAA, via the coding sequence ATGGCAGAGAAAATCGAGAACGCGAACTTGGCCGAGGTGATCCCGTTGATCTCGCCCAAAGCCGTGCAGGCGAAGTTGCCGCGTACGGAGCAGACCAGCCGCGTGGTGCTGCACGCACGGCGGGCGATCCGCGACATCATCCATGGCCGCGACCGGCAGCGGTTACTCGTGGTGGTCGGCCCGTGCTCGATTCATGACCGCGAAGCCGCTTGCGACTACGCCCAGCGCTTGGCTGCCGTGGCCGAGGCCACCCGCGACCAACTCGTCGTGGTCATGCGCACCTATTTCGAGAAACCCCGCACCACCATCGGCTGGAAGGGATTGATCAACGACCCCCATCTCGACGGGTCGTGCGATGTCGCCACCGGTTTGAAACTGGCGCGCGAGATTCTCCTACACATCAACCGGCTCGGCCTGCCGTGCGGCTACGAAGCGCTAGACCCGGTCACGCCCCAGTACATCGCCGATCTGCTCAGCTGGGCCGCCATCGGCGCGCGCACCACCGAGAGCCAAACCCATCGCGAGATGGCCAGCGGCCTGTCGATGCCGGTGGGATTCAAGAACGGCACCGACGGCGGCTTGGAAGTCTGCCTCAACGCCATGATCTCGGCGCGCAGTCCGCATGCTTTCCTGGGCATCAACGCCGAGGGCGTGACCTCGGTGATCAAGACCAAGGGCAATCCCGATCGACACGTCGTGTTGCGCGGCGGGGGCGGCAAGCCGAACTACTCGGCGGCCGATGTCACCCGGGCGGCGCGGCTGATCTCACAGCAAGGCGTGGCGCGCCCGATCATGGTCGATTGCTCGCACGACAACTCGAACAAGGATCACACCCGGCAGGCCCACGTGTGTCGTGAAGTACTGCGGCAGGTGCGCGACGGTTACGAGCCCATCATGGGTGTGCTGCTGGAGAGCAACCTGCGGCCCGGCAAACAGACGTGGCGAGAAGGGGCGGCGCTCGAATACGGCGTCTCGATCACTGATGCGTGCATCGGCTGGGACGAAACCGAAGCGCTGCTCTACGAGGCGGCGCAGACAGTGAAGGCGGCGCGCAATCTCGCACCGGCGGCCGTTGGCGCGGCCTGA
- the hscB gene encoding Fe-S protein assembly co-chaperone HscB, whose protein sequence is MEPTPPTPAPQEAVARVRCWQCGTTNVPSLFCLTCDAIQALAAQTDYFRILGIERRLDLDLDHLQRRYFDLSRRLHPDVHLRGPAQARIASLGNTAMLNRAYRTLRDPVERGIYWLGLHGETLGGKNHRVPPDLAALVFEVQEKLEVLRQQDGAASALRDEIRRIRATLEDQRQAHLAALARNFARWDTRAADTAALTQELKAALSAIKYLRTLMRDVDKELER, encoded by the coding sequence ATGGAACCGACTCCTCCCACACCGGCACCCCAGGAAGCGGTGGCACGTGTGCGCTGCTGGCAGTGCGGCACCACCAACGTCCCCAGCCTTTTTTGTCTGACCTGTGATGCCATCCAGGCGCTGGCGGCGCAGACCGACTACTTCCGCATCCTCGGCATCGAACGCCGGCTCGACCTCGACTTGGATCATCTCCAGCGGCGCTACTTCGACCTGAGCCGCCGGCTGCACCCGGATGTTCATCTCCGGGGCCCAGCGCAGGCGCGCATCGCCAGCCTGGGGAACACGGCGATGTTGAACCGCGCCTATCGCACGCTGCGCGATCCCGTCGAGCGTGGCATCTACTGGCTCGGGCTGCACGGTGAGACCCTCGGTGGGAAGAACCACCGCGTGCCACCGGACTTGGCAGCGCTGGTTTTCGAAGTCCAGGAGAAGCTCGAAGTCCTGCGCCAACAAGATGGTGCCGCCAGTGCGCTCAGGGATGAAATCAGGCGGATTAGGGCGACCCTCGAAGATCAGCGCCAGGCACACCTAGCCGCACTGGCGCGCAACTTCGCGCGCTGGGACACCCGCGCCGCCGACACCGCTGCTCTGACGCAGGAACTCAAAGCCGCGCTCTCGGCCATCAAGTACCTGCGTACGCTGATGCGGGACGTCGACAAGGAGCTGGAGCGGTAA
- a CDS encoding Rrf2 family transcriptional regulator gives MSMMQVSRKVDYALRAIIYLSVQRTDQPASVKEIAARRRVPQKFLEKIIKDLTRAGLVVPHRGSHGGYTLSRPAEQITFRDVIEAIEGPISLNVCVTEQRDCSVLASCNMQRIWQEGQRRMLEFFSDTTLADIRTLAVVNTNQGASV, from the coding sequence GTGTCGATGATGCAAGTCAGCCGCAAGGTGGATTACGCCCTGAGGGCGATTATCTATCTCTCCGTACAACGCACCGATCAGCCGGCCTCGGTAAAAGAGATTGCCGCCCGGCGCCGGGTGCCGCAGAAGTTCCTGGAGAAGATCATCAAGGACCTCACCCGGGCCGGCTTGGTCGTGCCCCACCGCGGTTCGCACGGCGGTTACACGCTCAGCCGGCCGGCGGAACAAATCACCTTCCGCGACGTTATCGAGGCCATCGAAGGGCCGATTTCCTTGAACGTTTGTGTAACCGAACAACGTGACTGCTCGGTGCTGGCAAGCTGTAATATGCAGCGTATCTGGCAGGAAGGGCAGCGGCGGATGCTGGAGTTCTTCTCCGATACCACACTGGCCGATATCAGGACGCTGGCGGTGGTGAATACGAATCAGGGGGCTTCCGTCTAA
- a CDS encoding glutathione S-transferase family protein, translating to MRAENPYRFYAAEISYFSGKVRPFFRYKQIPFEEIAPTPQVYREVIIPRTGLAFIPVVVTPESDTLQDTSEILDELERRFPTPPVYPPTPVQRIVAYLIEVYADEFCVLPAMHYRWSFAESEAKARADFTRANGDPAAAQKFADRMHGTLPFLGITPESIPAIEAHTRALLDILSRHFTAHDFLLGSRMSLADLALLGPLYAHLYLDAVPGRLLRQSAPQVCAWIERMNHPQPGAGEFLPTDALAPTLRPLLQLIGGDAAPLLLDNLRAFEAWAATRPADVSEPPRGVGFHETELRDVRFQRFTSPYTLWMVQRPRDAFARLAAGEQASIRRALDGTGLLALLDFEPRYRLGKQHYKLVFEPPQ from the coding sequence ATGAGAGCCGAGAACCCATATCGTTTCTACGCCGCCGAGATTTCCTACTTCTCCGGCAAGGTCCGTCCGTTCTTCCGCTACAAGCAGATCCCGTTCGAGGAGATTGCGCCGACCCCGCAGGTCTACCGCGAGGTCATCATTCCGCGCACCGGTCTCGCCTTCATTCCGGTGGTGGTAACGCCCGAGAGCGATACGCTGCAGGACACCAGCGAGATCTTGGACGAGTTAGAGCGCCGTTTTCCCACGCCTCCGGTCTATCCGCCGACACCGGTGCAACGCATCGTGGCGTATCTCATAGAGGTCTACGCCGACGAGTTCTGCGTTTTGCCGGCGATGCACTACCGCTGGAGTTTTGCCGAAAGCGAGGCCAAGGCGCGCGCCGATTTTACGCGCGCCAACGGCGACCCGGCGGCGGCGCAGAAATTCGCCGACCGCATGCACGGCACGCTGCCGTTCCTGGGCATCACGCCCGAATCGATTCCGGCAATCGAGGCCCACACCCGCGCTCTGCTCGACATCCTCTCGCGACACTTCACCGCGCACGACTTCTTGCTCGGCAGCCGCATGTCGCTGGCCGACTTGGCGCTACTCGGGCCGCTCTATGCGCATCTTTATCTCGATGCCGTGCCCGGCCGGCTACTGCGCCAGAGCGCGCCGCAGGTGTGTGCTTGGATCGAACGGATGAACCATCCTCAGCCTGGCGCCGGTGAGTTCTTGCCCACCGACGCGCTGGCGCCGACTCTGCGCCCGCTGCTGCAACTGATCGGCGGCGACGCCGCGCCGTTGCTGCTCGATAACCTGCGCGCCTTCGAGGCCTGGGCTGCAACGCGGCCGGCCGACGTGAGCGAGCCTCCGCGCGGCGTCGGCTTTCACGAAACCGAGTTGCGCGACGTGCGCTTCCAGCGCTTCACCAGCCCGTACACCTTGTGGATGGTACAGCGCCCGCGCGACGCCTTTGCCCGCCTGGCAGCCGGCGAGCAAGCTTCCATACGCCGCGCCCTCGATGGCACCGGCCTGCTGGCGCTGCTCGACTTCGAGCCGCGCTACCGATTGGGCAAGCAGCACTACAAGCTGGTCTTCGAGCCGCCGCAGTAA
- the nth gene encoding endonuclease III, whose protein sequence is MASPSTQPDRERLAEIIRRLKKAYPKAKLALEFSSPLELLVALILAAQCTDARVNEVSGSLFKKYRTARDYAGAGQEELEQDIRPTGFYRNKAKAIRECCRQLVASFNGEVPNRLEDLVSLRGVGRKTANIVLGNAFGIPGIGVDTHVLRLAQRLGFSRHTEPDKVEAELTPLVAPRAQVKFCHLIQAHGRAVCLARKPACVTCVIADLCPYPDKTAAAPARPKRPAFGRKPGEI, encoded by the coding sequence ATGGCCAGCCCCAGTACTCAGCCGGATCGCGAGCGTCTGGCGGAAATCATCCGGCGCCTCAAGAAGGCATACCCGAAGGCCAAGCTCGCCCTGGAATTCTCCTCGCCATTGGAACTGCTGGTCGCGCTCATCTTGGCCGCGCAATGCACCGACGCCAGGGTCAACGAAGTCAGCGGCAGCCTGTTCAAGAAGTACCGCACGGCCCGAGACTACGCCGGCGCGGGCCAGGAAGAACTCGAGCAGGACATCCGCCCCACCGGCTTCTACCGCAACAAGGCCAAGGCCATCCGCGAGTGCTGCCGGCAACTCGTGGCGAGTTTCAACGGCGAGGTGCCGAACCGGCTCGAAGATCTGGTGAGTCTGCGCGGCGTTGGGCGCAAGACCGCGAACATCGTGCTCGGCAACGCCTTCGGAATTCCCGGCATCGGGGTCGATACGCACGTGTTGCGTTTGGCGCAGCGGCTCGGCTTCAGCCGGCATACCGAGCCCGACAAGGTCGAAGCCGAGCTGACCCCGCTGGTTGCGCCGCGCGCCCAAGTGAAGTTCTGCCACCTCATCCAAGCGCATGGCAGAGCAGTCTGTTTGGCGCGCAAACCGGCGTGCGTCACCTGCGTAATCGCCGACTTGTGCCCGTACCCGGACAAGACCGCCGCCGCCCCCGCTCGTCCAAAGCGTCCCGCCTTCGGACGCAAGCCGGGCGAGATCTGA
- a CDS encoding lysophospholipid acyltransferase family protein, protein MHGLARLLFRLFGWKTEGAVPQPAHFVIIAAPHTSNWDAFIMVTAAYIFRVKLSWFVKDAAFFFPLGPIVRYFGGIAIDRSRRGHMVEQAIESFATTKQLILAVPPEGTRKRSTHWKTGFYYIAYGARVPIVLGYLDYKRKVAGLGPAFITTGDIEADFRVFDEFYAKVTPKYPELRGVVATRAAPRPDPLAMSA, encoded by the coding sequence ATGCACGGGCTCGCCCGGTTGCTCTTCCGCCTGTTCGGCTGGAAGACCGAAGGCGCCGTCCCGCAGCCGGCACACTTTGTGATCATTGCCGCGCCCCACACCTCCAACTGGGACGCCTTCATCATGGTGACCGCGGCCTACATCTTTCGCGTCAAGCTGTCATGGTTCGTCAAGGACGCCGCGTTTTTCTTTCCGCTGGGGCCGATCGTGCGCTACTTCGGCGGCATTGCGATCGACCGCAGCCGGCGCGGCCACATGGTCGAACAGGCCATCGAAAGCTTCGCCACCACCAAACAACTGATCCTGGCCGTCCCCCCCGAGGGCACGCGTAAGCGCTCCACTCATTGGAAGACCGGTTTCTACTACATCGCCTACGGCGCCCGCGTGCCGATCGTGCTTGGATATCTCGACTACAAGCGCAAGGTCGCCGGCCTCGGTCCGGCATTCATCACCACCGGCGACATTGAAGCTGACTTCAGAGTATTCGATGAGTTCTACGCCAAGGTGACGCCGAAGTATCCCGAGCTGCGTGGGGTGGTCGCGACCCGCGCGGCGCCGCGCCCCGACCCGCTGGCGATGTCGGCGTAG
- the pdxH gene encoding pyridoxamine 5'-phosphate oxidase, with protein sequence MTDVPIARFRRWFRKAGEAGEALPEAMALATADARGRPAVRFVLLKGVDQRGFVFFTNAGSRKGRELRDNPQASLAVYWDKLGKQVRIDGRIESVTAAEADAYWATRPRESQLAAVASRQSSELVSRAQLLAAWRKLRHHYRGEAIPRPSGWTGYRIIASEIEFWHRGDHRLHHRELFTRTRNSWSCKLLQP encoded by the coding sequence ATGACAGACGTACCGATTGCCCGTTTCCGTCGTTGGTTCAGGAAAGCTGGTGAAGCCGGCGAGGCCCTGCCAGAGGCGATGGCGCTGGCCACCGCCGATGCCCGCGGCCGCCCGGCCGTGCGCTTTGTATTGCTCAAGGGCGTGGATCAGCGCGGCTTCGTGTTCTTCACCAATGCCGGCAGCCGCAAGGGCCGCGAACTGCGCGACAACCCGCAGGCCTCGCTGGCGGTCTACTGGGACAAGCTCGGCAAGCAGGTCCGCATCGATGGCCGAATCGAGTCGGTGACCGCCGCCGAAGCCGACGCCTATTGGGCCACTCGCCCGCGCGAGAGCCAGCTGGCGGCGGTAGCATCGCGGCAGAGCAGCGAGCTGGTCAGTCGCGCACAGCTGCTGGCAGCCTGGCGCAAGCTGCGCCATCACTACCGCGGCGAAGCGATTCCGCGGCCCAGCGGCTGGACCGGCTACCGCATCATTGCGTCCGAGATAGAGTTCTGGCACCGCGGCGATCACCGCCTGCATCACCGCGAGCTGTTCACCCGCACCCGCAACAGCTGGAGTTGTAAGCTGCTGCAGCCGTAG
- the iscU gene encoding Fe-S cluster assembly scaffold IscU: MAYSNKVIDHYENPRNVGSFAKEEENVGTGVVGAPECGDVMKLQLKISDAGVIEDARFKTFGCGSAIASSSYVTELVKGKTYNEALQIKNSQIVEELSLPPVKIHCSVLAEDAIKAAIHDWRRRKETHAGAQAPATAQAAAAK; this comes from the coding sequence ATGGCTTACAGCAACAAGGTCATCGACCATTACGAGAACCCGCGCAACGTGGGTTCCTTCGCCAAGGAAGAGGAGAACGTCGGCACCGGAGTCGTCGGCGCTCCCGAGTGCGGCGACGTGATGAAGCTCCAGCTCAAGATCAGTGATGCCGGTGTCATCGAAGACGCCCGCTTCAAGACCTTCGGCTGCGGCAGCGCGATCGCCAGCTCCAGCTACGTCACCGAGCTGGTCAAGGGCAAGACTTACAACGAGGCGCTGCAGATCAAGAACAGTCAGATCGTCGAAGAACTCAGCTTGCCGCCGGTCAAGATCCACTGCTCGGTGCTGGCCGAGGATGCGATCAAGGCCGCCATCCATGACTGGCGAAGGCGCAAGGAGACGCATGCGGGCGCCCAAGCACCGGCAACAGCGCAGGCGGCGGCCGCGAAATAA
- a CDS encoding HAD family hydrolase, with product MSTKAVLFDFGGTLYDYATLEAAERESLVELARWAGITAEPPVIQSAYREALRSVFRAYVPRRFYLHRDLFRDAALGMLAAFGVAPDPLQLDRYRAAQWQRHARDFTLRDGVLDTLQQLRERGLHLGIVSNIDVDQLEHLLAVARIAAQFDSVLSSEEARSCKPDGLIYTEALRRAGCEPHEALFVGDTLLQDIAGANQAGLRSVLLWHRDDRQPPESEPRPHHVIRRIPELLALLD from the coding sequence ATGAGCACCAAGGCAGTACTGTTCGATTTCGGCGGGACTCTGTACGACTACGCCACGCTCGAAGCGGCGGAGCGCGAGAGCCTGGTCGAGCTGGCGCGCTGGGCCGGTATCACCGCCGAGCCGCCGGTAATCCAGAGCGCGTACCGGGAAGCCCTGCGCAGCGTCTTCCGCGCCTACGTGCCGCGGCGGTTCTACCTCCACCGCGATCTGTTTCGCGATGCCGCGCTCGGCATGCTGGCGGCGTTCGGCGTGGCTCCTGACCCGCTTCAGCTCGACCGCTATCGCGCGGCTCAGTGGCAGCGCCACGCCCGCGACTTCACGCTGCGCGACGGGGTGCTGGACACCTTGCAGCAGTTGCGCGAACGCGGCCTGCATCTCGGCATCGTGAGTAATATCGACGTTGACCAGCTCGAACACCTGCTCGCCGTGGCCCGGATCGCGGCACAGTTTGACTCCGTGCTCTCCAGCGAAGAGGCGCGGTCGTGCAAACCCGATGGTCTTATCTACACCGAAGCCCTGCGGCGCGCCGGCTGCGAGCCGCACGAAGCGCTCTTCGTCGGCGACACGTTGCTGCAAGACATCGCCGGCGCGAACCAGGCCGGGCTGCGCTCCGTGCTGCTCTGGCACCGCGACGACCGCCAGCCGCCCGAGAGCGAGCCGCGCCCGCACCACGTCATCCGGCGCATCCCGGAGTTGCTCGCCCTGCTTGATTGA
- a CDS encoding nuclear transport factor 2 family protein, with protein MTCDRDQIANLVYTYAERLDAGDLEGTAQLFARATVRADGFAEVRRGTTEVLDLYRSTVRLYGGQPCTKHVTTNLIVEVDESALTAFARSYYTVLQATAELPLQIIIAGHYHDRFARDESGWYFTDRLMFVDLMGDLRFHLKWDPFAA; from the coding sequence ATGACCTGCGACCGTGATCAGATAGCCAATCTCGTCTACACCTACGCCGAGCGTCTGGATGCCGGCGACCTTGAAGGCACGGCACAGCTCTTCGCCCGCGCCACGGTCCGCGCCGACGGCTTTGCCGAAGTGCGCCGCGGCACCACTGAGGTGCTGGATCTCTATCGCAGTACCGTTCGATTGTACGGCGGCCAACCGTGCACCAAGCACGTGACCACCAATCTGATCGTCGAGGTCGACGAAAGCGCTCTGACGGCCTTCGCCCGTTCGTATTACACCGTCTTGCAAGCCACCGCCGAGCTGCCGTTGCAGATCATCATCGCCGGCCATTACCACGACCGCTTCGCCCGCGATGAATCCGGCTGGTACTTCACTGACCGCCTCATGTTCGTCGACCTCATGGGCGACCTGCGCTTTCACTTGAAGTGGGACCCGTTCGCGGCGTAG
- the iscX gene encoding Fe-S cluster assembly protein IscX — MGLKWIDTEDIAIGLMERHPEINPLEVRFTDLHRWVTQLDDFQDDPKASNEAKLEAIQMAWLQEYREARA, encoded by the coding sequence ATGGGACTGAAGTGGATCGATACTGAAGACATTGCCATCGGGCTGATGGAACGTCACCCGGAGATCAATCCGCTCGAGGTGCGCTTCACTGACCTGCACCGCTGGGTAACCCAGCTCGACGATTTCCAGGACGATCCCAAGGCCTCGAACGAAGCCAAGTTGGAGGCCATCCAGATGGCGTGGCTTCAGGAATATCGGGAGGCCCGTGCCTGA
- a CDS encoding iron-sulfur cluster assembly accessory protein, whose product MSLSENAARKIQALLAQQQKPECGLRVKVVGGGCSGLQYKMDIDTERPGDKIFERDGAKVFVDRKSFLYLNGTELDYSDGLMSSGFNLHNPNVKRSCGCGSSFTV is encoded by the coding sequence ATCAGCTTGAGCGAGAACGCGGCCAGGAAGATTCAAGCTTTGCTGGCCCAGCAGCAGAAGCCAGAGTGCGGGCTGCGAGTGAAGGTCGTGGGCGGAGGCTGCTCCGGGCTCCAGTACAAGATGGACATCGACACCGAGCGCCCGGGCGACAAGATCTTCGAGCGTGACGGCGCCAAGGTCTTCGTTGACCGCAAGAGCTTTCTTTACCTCAACGGCACCGAACTGGATTACTCGGATGGGCTGATGAGTTCCGGCTTCAACTTGCACAACCCCAACGTCAAACGGTCGTGCGGCTGTGGCTCTTCCTTTACGGTGTAG
- the hscA gene encoding Fe-S protein assembly chaperone HscA, with the protein MERIFGIDLGTTNSLIAYFDGDTPRVIRDPESGSALLPSVVCFPETTRVVVGAAARDLAAHHPLETIASVKRFMGLGLSHVTTEDRRFFRFADGNGADLVRFQVHDRTVTPPEVSALILRELKLRAEAVLGEAVNRVVITVPAYFNDSQRQATKDAGRLAGLEVLRLVNEPTAASLAYGLDQRNQGTIAVYDFGGGTFDISILRLHEGIFQVLSTSGDTRLGGDDLDRRLAALVLELVPATLRDHPEVAQAATRVAEQAKIELTEAEEATMRLSLPALQIDVSRRLTRAQFEAAIADIVERTLDPCRQALKDARLSGAEIDEVVLVGGSTRVPLVRRRVEAFFGRRPHCELNPEEVVALGAAVQAGVLSGRRSDMLLLDVVPLSLGIETVGGVMERIIERNTTIPVISRQEFTTYVDGQTAVDFHVLQGERELVRDNRSLARFKLRGVEPQPAGVPRLEVTFMIDANGILNVTARDQRTGREQSIDVKPSYGLTDDVIEQMLEASIDHAEEDVSARLLIEANNDGAALAAAARKQLDHAWPDERPAIEAALARLEAAMQGTDYNRIRDLTEELNQATTPLAQRLMDVSIREALEHKRVQEVA; encoded by the coding sequence ATGGAGCGGATCTTCGGCATCGATCTCGGCACCACCAACAGCCTGATCGCCTACTTCGACGGCGATACGCCGCGGGTCATCCGTGATCCCGAGAGCGGCAGCGCGTTGCTCCCGTCAGTGGTGTGCTTCCCGGAAACCACCCGGGTAGTAGTGGGCGCAGCCGCTCGTGATCTGGCCGCCCACCATCCGCTGGAGACCATTGCCTCGGTCAAGCGTTTCATGGGGCTGGGCCTGAGCCACGTTACCACCGAAGATCGGCGCTTCTTTCGTTTCGCCGACGGCAACGGGGCTGACCTGGTGCGCTTCCAAGTGCACGACCGGACGGTTACGCCGCCCGAGGTCTCGGCGCTGATCTTGCGCGAGCTCAAGTTGCGCGCCGAGGCCGTGCTGGGCGAGGCCGTTAATCGCGTGGTGATCACGGTCCCGGCTTATTTCAACGACAGCCAGCGGCAAGCTACCAAGGACGCCGGCCGGCTCGCTGGGCTCGAAGTTCTGCGTCTGGTCAACGAACCGACGGCCGCCTCGCTGGCCTACGGTCTCGATCAGCGCAACCAAGGAACGATCGCGGTGTACGACTTCGGCGGCGGCACTTTCGACATTTCGATCCTGCGCCTGCACGAAGGCATCTTCCAGGTATTGTCGACCAGCGGTGATACGCGCCTCGGTGGTGACGACCTCGATCGGCGCCTTGCCGCGCTGGTGCTCGAGCTGGTGCCCGCAACCTTGCGCGATCATCCCGAGGTCGCCCAGGCCGCCACGCGCGTGGCCGAGCAGGCCAAGATTGAGCTCACCGAGGCTGAGGAAGCCACCATGCGCCTTTCGCTTCCGGCGCTGCAGATCGATGTCTCGCGCCGACTCACGCGCGCGCAATTCGAGGCCGCAATCGCCGACATCGTCGAGCGCACCCTGGATCCGTGCCGGCAAGCGCTCAAGGACGCCCGGCTCAGCGGCGCGGAGATCGACGAGGTGGTGCTGGTCGGCGGCTCGACGCGGGTGCCGCTGGTACGCCGGCGGGTGGAAGCTTTCTTCGGCCGCCGCCCGCACTGCGAACTGAATCCCGAGGAGGTTGTGGCTCTCGGGGCCGCGGTACAGGCAGGGGTGCTTTCGGGCCGCCGCTCCGACATGCTGCTGCTCGACGTCGTGCCGCTGTCGCTGGGAATTGAAACCGTCGGTGGCGTGATGGAACGGATCATCGAACGCAACACCACCATTCCTGTCATCTCCCGGCAGGAGTTCACCACCTATGTCGACGGCCAGACCGCCGTGGACTTTCACGTGTTGCAGGGCGAGCGCGAGCTGGTCCGCGACAACCGCAGCTTGGCGCGCTTCAAGCTGCGCGGCGTCGAGCCGCAACCGGCCGGCGTGCCGCGCCTCGAAGTCACGTTCATGATCGACGCCAACGGCATCCTCAACGTCACCGCCCGCGACCAGCGCACCGGCCGCGAGCAGTCAATCGACGTGAAGCCGTCGTACGGCCTCACTGACGACGTAATCGAGCAGATGCTCGAAGCCTCGATCGACCACGCCGAAGAGGATGTCAGTGCTCGGCTCCTGATCGAAGCCAACAACGATGGCGCGGCGCTAGCGGCGGCGGCGCGCAAGCAACTCGATCACGCCTGGCCCGACGAGCGCCCGGCGATCGAGGCGGCGCTGGCCCGACTCGAAGCGGCGATGCAAGGGACCGATTATAATCGCATCCGTGATCTGACCGAGGAACTCAATCAGGCCACCACGCCGCTGGCGCAGCGCCTGATGGATGTCTCGATCCGGGAAGCGCTCGAACACAAGCGCGTCCAAGAGGTTGCCTGA
- a CDS encoding IscS subfamily cysteine desulfurase, with amino-acid sequence MGRMVYMDNHATTPMDPRVLEAMLPYFKDKFGNAASRNHAFGWEAEAAVDRAREQIAKLINAKAKEIIFTSGATESDNLAIKGVVEFYKDKGNHVITAVTEHKAVLDTCKALERVGKAQVTYLRVDKCGMVDPEDVRRAISDQTVLISIMYANNEIGTINPIRDIGKIAKEKGVLFHTDAVQGIGKIPVDVDAMGVDLMSLTGHKIYGPKGCGAIYVRSKGPRVRLTPQMDGGGHERGMRSGTLNVPGIAGFGKACELAAMEMETEQARMLHLREKLHHGLFSQLDEIYLNGHPTQRLAGNLNVSFAFVEGESLLMGLKDVAVSSGSACTSATLEPSYVLKALGVGEDLAHTSIRFGLGRFNTEEEVDYVVERVVHEVRRLREMSPLYEMAKEGIDLKSYQWQRE; translated from the coding sequence ATGGGCCGTATGGTGTACATGGATAACCACGCCACCACCCCAATGGACCCACGGGTGTTGGAGGCAATGCTGCCGTACTTCAAGGATAAATTCGGCAACGCCGCCAGCCGCAACCACGCCTTCGGCTGGGAGGCCGAGGCGGCCGTGGATCGCGCCCGCGAGCAAATCGCCAAGCTGATCAATGCCAAGGCCAAGGAGATCATTTTCACCAGCGGGGCCACCGAATCAGACAACCTCGCCATCAAAGGCGTGGTCGAGTTCTACAAGGACAAGGGCAACCACGTCATTACCGCGGTAACCGAGCACAAGGCCGTGCTCGATACCTGCAAGGCGCTCGAGCGAGTCGGCAAGGCGCAGGTTACCTACCTGCGAGTCGACAAGTGCGGGATGGTGGACCCCGAAGACGTGCGCAGAGCCATCAGCGACCAGACCGTCCTGATCTCGATCATGTACGCCAACAACGAAATCGGCACCATCAATCCGATCAGGGATATCGGCAAGATCGCCAAGGAGAAAGGGGTGCTCTTCCACACCGACGCGGTGCAAGGGATCGGCAAGATACCCGTCGATGTCGACGCGATGGGTGTCGATCTGATGTCGCTTACGGGCCACAAGATCTACGGGCCGAAGGGGTGCGGCGCGATCTATGTCCGCTCCAAGGGGCCGCGCGTGCGCCTGACCCCACAGATGGACGGCGGCGGCCACGAGCGCGGCATGCGCTCGGGCACGCTCAACGTGCCGGGCATCGCCGGGTTCGGCAAAGCCTGCGAGCTGGCGGCGATGGAAATGGAGACCGAGCAAGCCCGCATGCTGCACCTGCGCGAGAAGCTCCATCACGGCCTCTTCTCCCAACTCGATGAGATCTACCTCAACGGCCACCCCACCCAACGTCTGGCCGGGAACCTCAATGTGAGCTTTGCCTTCGTCGAAGGCGAGTCGCTGCTGATGGGCTTGAAGGACGTCGCGGTTTCATCCGGCTCGGCCTGCACCTCCGCGACCCTCGAGCCGTCATACGTGCTCAAAGCCCTGGGTGTGGGTGAGGACCTGGCGCACACCTCGATCCGCTTCGGCTTGGGCCGATTCAATACCGAGGAAGAGGTCGATTACGTCGTCGAGCGCGTGGTGCACGAGGTGCGCCGCCTGCGTGAGATGTCACCTCTTTACGAAATGGCCAAGGAAGGCATCGATCTGAAATCGTATCAGTGGCAGCGGGAGTAA